The Candidatus Beckwithbacteria bacterium region ACTATTGTGATGTTTCCGATGACTATTGGTGTAGTGGGAACAGTCTTAGTTCCTGTTTGGGCAGGAGTGGGAGCTATAGCTGCTCTATTGACCGAATGCACGATTTCAGTAGAAAAAGAAATTCCTGCTGCTAAGTCTAAACCAAGCAGTAAAAAGAAATAGACCTATTATTTACAATAGCTTTCCAGTTGTTTTCTATCTTGAAGCCATTGGCGCAGATAATCTACGTCATATATAGCAGTTTGCAAGTGGACGCCAGAAAAACTGCGAAATTCTTGATATGGTTTAAAGCCTTCGTCTTTATTGGTCAGATACAGCACTTTCTGATATTTAGAATTACAGACATAATG contains the following coding sequences:
- a CDS encoding DUF4342 domain-containing protein, which codes for MPAKKTKKKTTRTEEFRVKGEGLVAKVKELVKEGNVRKISIKDKNGKTIVMFPMTIGVVGTVLVPVWAGVGAIAALLTECTISVEKEIPAAKSKPSSKKK